One Fusarium oxysporum f. sp. lycopersici 4287 chromosome 8, whole genome shotgun sequence genomic region harbors:
- a CDS encoding PAB-dependent poly(A)-specific ribonuclease subunit PAN2 encodes MDGDWAEVTRIPFPPPGVHAMPTPVATMTFDNSQELLWTGNEYGRVTSFYGTELQRYTSFKAHASSDGPIRQILVNEKGIVSLGAKDVHMAIRRGLPIWHIRHDDMKDLRCMSFTSKGTAEIIAAGMQDTMLVIDLIKGDVVKQVPTEHQYTIMRRGRYICAATQTGSVNLLDPVTFAVVKSWNAHSALINDMDAQHDFIVTCGYSLRQGQNYMLDPFLNVFDIKKMSSMPPIPFPAGAAYVRMHPRMLTTSIVVSQSGQMHVVDLMNPNTSDVRLANVTSYLSMFEIAPSGEAIALTDADCSIHLWGSPTKLHFVDLPTPIEFATPEEPLPNIDWGPDTPLNMIGLPHYRDVLASAWPDIPCDVGAPPVKFDPQFLTGLKPTEFGMYGRNTRGLRRNQAENTRNVNKSGSSGLKAPKFLSEKARELATSNAAASDKKADELISSLTDMGLESKKSDVPVMYRTVEIKYSKFGVDDFDFGFYNNTRYSGLETHISNSYANSLLQIMHFTPVIRNLALQHAATSCVSEICLLCELGFLFDMLQKAEGSICQATNLLKTLSSHPQAGPLGLLEEDPHGSSLNVMLQGLTRFLLDKIVHDYRTINPSSTAMDQVLATSATTSIRCINCRSEYTRPGSTYVNDLLYPSPAGSRNAKLPRISFSQVLKNSVERETTSKGWCSRCQRYQTIATRKSIHSIPAVLMLNTAITNQDQRMLWSTPGWLPEEIGIIVEQGQFFCYEGEDLKLHLQRGIHNITVYSLTGMAINIESGQTQKSHLVSMVNVAHAEPEAPGESRWHLFNDFLVRSVSTEEALAFNTSWKVPSVIAYQIKDENNKIDTEWKNNIDTSILYQDFKYAPTRYKPYVANVLQSKRRSINKDLSIAQP; translated from the exons ATGGACGGCGATTGGGCTGAG GTCACCCGGATTCCGTTCCCGCCTCCGGGCGTGCACGCGATGCCCACTCCGGTTGCGACTATGACCTTCGATAACTCTCAGGAACTGCTTTGGACAGGTAACGAATAC GGTCGAGTTACTTCCTTCTATGGGACCGAACTGCAGCGATATACCTCTTTCAAAGCCCATGCATCCTCTGATGGTCCGATTCGTCAAATACTCGTTAATGAGAAAGGCATTGTTTCCCTGGGTGCCAAAGATGTGCATATGGCTATTCGGAGAGGACTGCCTATATGGCATATCAG ACATGATGATATGAAAGATTTACGATGTATGAGCTTTACGTCTAAGGGAACAGCAGAGATTATCGCTGCAGGAATGCAAGACACGATGCTTGTCATTGACCTCATTAAGGGTGATGTTGTCAAACAA GTGCCTACCGAACATCAGTACACGATAATGAGACGCGGGCGTTATATATGCGCCGCAACTCAGACCGGCTCCGTCAACTTACTAGATCCTGTCACTTTTGCTGTCGTCAAGTCTTGGAATGCACACTCTGCTTTGATCAATGACATGGACGCTCAGCATGACTTCATCGTTACTTGCGGATACTCCTTAAGGCAGGGCCAGAATTATATGCTTGACCCCTTCCTCAACGTCTTCGATATAAAGAAGATGTCATCGATGCCCCCTATCCCTTTCCCAGCTGGCGCTGCCTACGTGCGCATGCATCCAAGGATGTTGACCACTAGCATCGTTGTCTCACAAAGTGGGCAAATGCATGTTGTTGACTTAATGAATCCCAACACGAGCGACGTACGGTTGGCTAATGTTACTTCCTACTTGAGCATGTTTGAGATTGCACCCTCCGGTGAGGCAATTGCCCTCACAGATGCTGATTGCTCTATCCACCTCTGGGGATCCCCAACAAAACTCCATTTCGTGGACTTACCAACTCCAATCGAATTCGCAACTCCTGAAGAGCCCCTACCCAATATTGATTGGGGCCCAGATAC GCCCCTGAACATGATCGGATTGCCGCATTATCGAGATGTTCTGGCATCCGCTTGGCCAGACATTCCCTGCGATGTTGGAGCACCTCCTGTTAAGTTTGATCCACAGTTCCTGACAGGGCTCAAACCGACTGAGTTTGGGATGTACGGTCGTAATACTCGGGGCTTGCGAAGAAATCAAGCTGAGAACACTCGAAACGTGAACAAATCAGGAAGCTCTGGGCTCAAGGCCCCCAAATTCCTAAGTGAAAAAGCTCGCGAGCTTGCTACTAGTAACGCCGCTGCCTCTGATAAGAAGGCTGACGAGCTGATCAGCTCTCTTACTGATATGGGACTTGAAAGCAAGAAGTCTGACGTTCCAGTCATGTATAGAACTGTTGAGATCAAATACAGCAAATTCGGCGTGGACGACTTTGACTTTGG TTTTTACAACAACACGCGATACTCTGGGCTCGAGACTCATATCTCGAATTCATATGCTAATTCACTTTTACAAATCATGCACTTCACCCCTGTCATTCGAaatcttgctcttcagcaTGCTGCTACCTCTTGCGTGAGCGAGATATGCCTGCTGTGTGAGCTTGGATTCTTGTTTGATATGCTTCAAAAGGCTGAAGGCTCGATATGCCAAGCAACAAATTTACTGAAAACCCTAAGCAGTCATCCTCAAG CCGGTCCTCTTGGTCTACTCGAGGAGGATCCTCATGGATCATCTCTTAACGTTATGCTCCAAGGACTCACTCGCTTTCTCCTGGATAAAATCGTGCATGATTATAGGACTATCAACCCATCATCGACTGCCATGGACCAG GTACTGGCCACTTCTGCAACGACCTCAATCAGATGCATAAACTGTAGGAGCGAATATACTCGACCGGGATCAACATATGTCAATGATCTGCTTTATCCATCCCCT GCTGGCAGCCGAAATGCCAAGTTACCGCGCATCAGCTTTTCTCAAGTTCTCAAAAATAGTGTTGAAAGAGAAACGACGTCTAAAGGATGGTGTAGTCGATGCCAGCGGTACCAGACCATAGCGACGAGAAAGAGCATTCACAGTATACCGGCTGTACTCATGCTAAACACTGCCATCACAAACCAGGATCAACGAATGCTTTGGTCAACACCAGGCTGGCTTCCCGAGGAGATTGGAATCATAGTAGAGCAAGGGCAGTTTTTCTGTTACGAAGGCGAAGACCTGAAACTTCATCTCCAGAGGGGCATCCACAACATCACAGTGTATTCGTTGACAGGTATGGCCATCAACATTGAGAGTGGACAAACGCAAAAGTCACACCTTGTCTCGATGGTCAATG TGGCACATGCAGAACCAGAAGCACCTGGAGAGAGTCGATGGCATCTTTTCAATGACTTCTTGGTAAGGTCGGTCAGCACGGAAGAGGCACTCGCTTTCAACACATCTTGGAAGGTCCCTTCTGTAATCGCATACCAGATAAAGGATGAGAACAACAAGATCGATACTGAATGGAAGAACAATATCGATACTTCCATACTTTACCAAGACTTCAAGTATGCCCCAACCCGCTATAAACCTTATGTTGCTAACGTTCTTCAGTCCAAACGCCGATCCATCAACAAAGACCTATCAATTGCTCAACCCTGA
- a CDS encoding PAB-dependent poly(A)-specific ribonuclease subunit PAN2, whose translation MDGDWAEVTRIPFPPPGVHAMPTPVATMTFDNSQELLWTGNEYGRVTSFYGTELQRYTSFKAHASSDGPIRQILVNEKGIVSLGAKDVHMAIRRGLPIWHIRHDDMKDLRCMSFTSKGTAEIIAAGMQDTMLVIDLIKGDVVKQVPTEHQYTIMRRGRYICAATQTGSVNLLDPVTFAVVKSWNAHSALINDMDAQHDFIVTCGYSLRQGQNYMLDPFLNVFDIKKMSSMPPIPFPAGAAYVRMHPRMLTTSIVVSQSGQMHVVDLMNPNTSDVRLANVTSYLSMFEIAPSGEAIALTDADCSIHLWGSPTKLHFVDLPTPIEFATPEEPLPNIDWGPDTPLNMIGLPHYRDVLASAWPDIPCDVGAPPVKFDPQFLTGLKPTEFGMYGRNTRGLRRNQAENTRNVNKSGSSGLKAPKFLSEKARELATSNAAASDKKADELISSLTDMGLESKKSDVPVMYRTVEIKYSKFGVDDFDFGFYNNTRYSGLETHISNSYANSLLQIMHFTPVIRNLALQHAATSCVSEICLLCELGFLFDMLQKAEGSICQATNLLKTLSSHPQAGPLGLLEEDPHGSSLNVMLQGLTRFLLDKIVHDYRTINPSSTAMDQVLATSATTSIRCINCRSEYTRPGSTYVNDLLYPSPAGSRNAKLPRISFSQVLKNSVERETTSKGWCSRCQRYQTIATRKSIHSIPAVLMLNTAITNQDQRMLWSTPGWLPEEIGIIVEQGQFFCYEGEDLKLHLQRGIHNITVYSLTGMAINIESGQTQKSHLVSMVNVAHAEPEAPGESRWHLFNDFLVRSVSTEEALAFNTSWKVPSVIAYQIKDENNKIDTEWKNNIDTSILYQDFNPNADPSTKTYQLLNPETEAPGPDTIIALDTEFVAVRQPEIEMNSDGERETIRPIVYALARASVVRGQGENEGTPFIDDYIDIKEPIVDYLTSYSGITEQDLDPRVSKHSLLSLKMAYKKMWILLNLGCKFLGHGLKQDFRVINIHIPKSQVIDTIDLFFLQTRLRRLSLAFLAWYLLKEDIQMETHDSIEDSRTALKLYKKYLEFQDAGILETMLQDIYRAGREVNFKPPRKDGQHIPRTDTPPPLPVDGSTGPVTPVRSNNILAQTPGSAFGGGSSWTPGKGSPLP comes from the exons ATGGACGGCGATTGGGCTGAG GTCACCCGGATTCCGTTCCCGCCTCCGGGCGTGCACGCGATGCCCACTCCGGTTGCGACTATGACCTTCGATAACTCTCAGGAACTGCTTTGGACAGGTAACGAATAC GGTCGAGTTACTTCCTTCTATGGGACCGAACTGCAGCGATATACCTCTTTCAAAGCCCATGCATCCTCTGATGGTCCGATTCGTCAAATACTCGTTAATGAGAAAGGCATTGTTTCCCTGGGTGCCAAAGATGTGCATATGGCTATTCGGAGAGGACTGCCTATATGGCATATCAG ACATGATGATATGAAAGATTTACGATGTATGAGCTTTACGTCTAAGGGAACAGCAGAGATTATCGCTGCAGGAATGCAAGACACGATGCTTGTCATTGACCTCATTAAGGGTGATGTTGTCAAACAA GTGCCTACCGAACATCAGTACACGATAATGAGACGCGGGCGTTATATATGCGCCGCAACTCAGACCGGCTCCGTCAACTTACTAGATCCTGTCACTTTTGCTGTCGTCAAGTCTTGGAATGCACACTCTGCTTTGATCAATGACATGGACGCTCAGCATGACTTCATCGTTACTTGCGGATACTCCTTAAGGCAGGGCCAGAATTATATGCTTGACCCCTTCCTCAACGTCTTCGATATAAAGAAGATGTCATCGATGCCCCCTATCCCTTTCCCAGCTGGCGCTGCCTACGTGCGCATGCATCCAAGGATGTTGACCACTAGCATCGTTGTCTCACAAAGTGGGCAAATGCATGTTGTTGACTTAATGAATCCCAACACGAGCGACGTACGGTTGGCTAATGTTACTTCCTACTTGAGCATGTTTGAGATTGCACCCTCCGGTGAGGCAATTGCCCTCACAGATGCTGATTGCTCTATCCACCTCTGGGGATCCCCAACAAAACTCCATTTCGTGGACTTACCAACTCCAATCGAATTCGCAACTCCTGAAGAGCCCCTACCCAATATTGATTGGGGCCCAGATAC GCCCCTGAACATGATCGGATTGCCGCATTATCGAGATGTTCTGGCATCCGCTTGGCCAGACATTCCCTGCGATGTTGGAGCACCTCCTGTTAAGTTTGATCCACAGTTCCTGACAGGGCTCAAACCGACTGAGTTTGGGATGTACGGTCGTAATACTCGGGGCTTGCGAAGAAATCAAGCTGAGAACACTCGAAACGTGAACAAATCAGGAAGCTCTGGGCTCAAGGCCCCCAAATTCCTAAGTGAAAAAGCTCGCGAGCTTGCTACTAGTAACGCCGCTGCCTCTGATAAGAAGGCTGACGAGCTGATCAGCTCTCTTACTGATATGGGACTTGAAAGCAAGAAGTCTGACGTTCCAGTCATGTATAGAACTGTTGAGATCAAATACAGCAAATTCGGCGTGGACGACTTTGACTTTGG TTTTTACAACAACACGCGATACTCTGGGCTCGAGACTCATATCTCGAATTCATATGCTAATTCACTTTTACAAATCATGCACTTCACCCCTGTCATTCGAaatcttgctcttcagcaTGCTGCTACCTCTTGCGTGAGCGAGATATGCCTGCTGTGTGAGCTTGGATTCTTGTTTGATATGCTTCAAAAGGCTGAAGGCTCGATATGCCAAGCAACAAATTTACTGAAAACCCTAAGCAGTCATCCTCAAG CCGGTCCTCTTGGTCTACTCGAGGAGGATCCTCATGGATCATCTCTTAACGTTATGCTCCAAGGACTCACTCGCTTTCTCCTGGATAAAATCGTGCATGATTATAGGACTATCAACCCATCATCGACTGCCATGGACCAG GTACTGGCCACTTCTGCAACGACCTCAATCAGATGCATAAACTGTAGGAGCGAATATACTCGACCGGGATCAACATATGTCAATGATCTGCTTTATCCATCCCCT GCTGGCAGCCGAAATGCCAAGTTACCGCGCATCAGCTTTTCTCAAGTTCTCAAAAATAGTGTTGAAAGAGAAACGACGTCTAAAGGATGGTGTAGTCGATGCCAGCGGTACCAGACCATAGCGACGAGAAAGAGCATTCACAGTATACCGGCTGTACTCATGCTAAACACTGCCATCACAAACCAGGATCAACGAATGCTTTGGTCAACACCAGGCTGGCTTCCCGAGGAGATTGGAATCATAGTAGAGCAAGGGCAGTTTTTCTGTTACGAAGGCGAAGACCTGAAACTTCATCTCCAGAGGGGCATCCACAACATCACAGTGTATTCGTTGACAGGTATGGCCATCAACATTGAGAGTGGACAAACGCAAAAGTCACACCTTGTCTCGATGGTCAATG TGGCACATGCAGAACCAGAAGCACCTGGAGAGAGTCGATGGCATCTTTTCAATGACTTCTTGGTAAGGTCGGTCAGCACGGAAGAGGCACTCGCTTTCAACACATCTTGGAAGGTCCCTTCTGTAATCGCATACCAGATAAAGGATGAGAACAACAAGATCGATACTGAATGGAAGAACAATATCGATACTTCCATACTTTACCAAGACTTCAA TCCAAACGCCGATCCATCAACAAAGACCTATCAATTGCTCAACCCTGAAACCGAAGCCCCTGGCCCTGATACCATCATTGCACTGGACACTGAGTTTGTTGCTGTGCGACAACCTGAAATTGAAATGAACTCTGATGGTGAGCGAGAAACCATACGGCCGATAGTGTACGCACTTGCTCGTGCATCAGTTGTCCGTGGTCAGGGGGAAAACGAAGGGACACCATTCATCGATGATTACATTGACATCAAGGAACCGATCGTCGACTATTTGACATCGTATTCGGGAATCACTGAACAAGACTTGGATCCTAGAGTTTCGAAACATAGTCTCCTGTCATTGAAGATGGCATACAAGAAGATGTGGATTCTTCTTAACCTCGGATGCAAGTTCCTTGGTCACGGACTAAAACAAGACTTCCGAGTTATCAACATACACATTCCTAAATCGCAGGTCATCGACACGATTGACCTGTTCTTTCTCCAAACTCGGTTAAGAAGGCTATCACTGGCTTTTCTGGCGTGGTATCTCCTGAAGGAAGATATTCAAATGGAGACCCACGATTCGATCGAAGATTCACGGACAGCACTCAAGTTGTATAAGAAGTATCTCGAGTTCCAGGATGCCGGAATCTTGGAGACGATGCTGCAAGATATTTATCGAGCTGGTCGAGAGGTTAACTTTAAACCGCCTCGCAAGGACGGCCAGCATATCCCAAGGACGGACACGCCTCCCCCCTTGCCAGTCGATGGCTCAACAGGGCCGGTAACACCTGTCAGAAGTAACAACATTCTGGCACAGACACCTGGATCTGCATTTGGAGGTGGCTCTAGTTGGACACCAGGAAAGGGATCACCATTACCATAG
- a CDS encoding PAB-dependent poly(A)-specific ribonuclease subunit PAN2, with protein MRCQAYANTVLLQVTRIPFPPPGVHAMPTPVATMTFDNSQELLWTGNEYGRVTSFYGTELQRYTSFKAHASSDGPIRQILVNEKGIVSLGAKDVHMAIRRGLPIWHIRHDDMKDLRCMSFTSKGTAEIIAAGMQDTMLVIDLIKGDVVKQVPTEHQYTIMRRGRYICAATQTGSVNLLDPVTFAVVKSWNAHSALINDMDAQHDFIVTCGYSLRQGQNYMLDPFLNVFDIKKMSSMPPIPFPAGAAYVRMHPRMLTTSIVVSQSGQMHVVDLMNPNTSDVRLANVTSYLSMFEIAPSGEAIALTDADCSIHLWGSPTKLHFVDLPTPIEFATPEEPLPNIDWGPDTPLNMIGLPHYRDVLASAWPDIPCDVGAPPVKFDPQFLTGLKPTEFGMYGRNTRGLRRNQAENTRNVNKSGSSGLKAPKFLSEKARELATSNAAASDKKADELISSLTDMGLESKKSDVPVMYRTVEIKYSKFGVDDFDFGFYNNTRYSGLETHISNSYANSLLQIMHFTPVIRNLALQHAATSCVSEICLLCELGFLFDMLQKAEGSICQATNLLKTLSSHPQAGPLGLLEEDPHGSSLNVMLQGLTRFLLDKIVHDYRTINPSSTAMDQVLATSATTSIRCINCRSEYTRPGSTYVNDLLYPSPAGSRNAKLPRISFSQVLKNSVERETTSKGWCSRCQRYQTIATRKSIHSIPAVLMLNTAITNQDQRMLWSTPGWLPEEIGIIVEQGQFFCYEGEDLKLHLQRGIHNITVYSLTGMAINIESGQTQKSHLVSMVNVAHAEPEAPGESRWHLFNDFLVRSVSTEEALAFNTSWKVPSVIAYQIKDENNKIDTEWKNNIDTSILYQDFNPNADPSTKTYQLLNPETEAPGPDTIIALDTEFVAVRQPEIEMNSDGERETIRPIVYALARASVVRGQGENEGTPFIDDYIDIKEPIVDYLTSYSGITEQDLDPRVSKHSLLSLKMAYKKMWILLNLGCKFLGHGLKQDFRVINIHIPKSQVIDTIDLFFLQTRLRRLSLAFLAWYLLKEDIQMETHDSIEDSRTALKLYKKYLEFQDAGILETMLQDIYRAGREVNFKPPRKDGQHIPRTDTPPPLPVDGSTGPVTPVRSNNILAQTPGSAFGGGSSWTPGKGSPLP; from the exons ATGAGGTGTCAAGCTTATGCTAATACAGTTCTTCTACAGGTCACCCGGATTCCGTTCCCGCCTCCGGGCGTGCACGCGATGCCCACTCCGGTTGCGACTATGACCTTCGATAACTCTCAGGAACTGCTTTGGACAGGTAACGAATAC GGTCGAGTTACTTCCTTCTATGGGACCGAACTGCAGCGATATACCTCTTTCAAAGCCCATGCATCCTCTGATGGTCCGATTCGTCAAATACTCGTTAATGAGAAAGGCATTGTTTCCCTGGGTGCCAAAGATGTGCATATGGCTATTCGGAGAGGACTGCCTATATGGCATATCAG ACATGATGATATGAAAGATTTACGATGTATGAGCTTTACGTCTAAGGGAACAGCAGAGATTATCGCTGCAGGAATGCAAGACACGATGCTTGTCATTGACCTCATTAAGGGTGATGTTGTCAAACAA GTGCCTACCGAACATCAGTACACGATAATGAGACGCGGGCGTTATATATGCGCCGCAACTCAGACCGGCTCCGTCAACTTACTAGATCCTGTCACTTTTGCTGTCGTCAAGTCTTGGAATGCACACTCTGCTTTGATCAATGACATGGACGCTCAGCATGACTTCATCGTTACTTGCGGATACTCCTTAAGGCAGGGCCAGAATTATATGCTTGACCCCTTCCTCAACGTCTTCGATATAAAGAAGATGTCATCGATGCCCCCTATCCCTTTCCCAGCTGGCGCTGCCTACGTGCGCATGCATCCAAGGATGTTGACCACTAGCATCGTTGTCTCACAAAGTGGGCAAATGCATGTTGTTGACTTAATGAATCCCAACACGAGCGACGTACGGTTGGCTAATGTTACTTCCTACTTGAGCATGTTTGAGATTGCACCCTCCGGTGAGGCAATTGCCCTCACAGATGCTGATTGCTCTATCCACCTCTGGGGATCCCCAACAAAACTCCATTTCGTGGACTTACCAACTCCAATCGAATTCGCAACTCCTGAAGAGCCCCTACCCAATATTGATTGGGGCCCAGATAC GCCCCTGAACATGATCGGATTGCCGCATTATCGAGATGTTCTGGCATCCGCTTGGCCAGACATTCCCTGCGATGTTGGAGCACCTCCTGTTAAGTTTGATCCACAGTTCCTGACAGGGCTCAAACCGACTGAGTTTGGGATGTACGGTCGTAATACTCGGGGCTTGCGAAGAAATCAAGCTGAGAACACTCGAAACGTGAACAAATCAGGAAGCTCTGGGCTCAAGGCCCCCAAATTCCTAAGTGAAAAAGCTCGCGAGCTTGCTACTAGTAACGCCGCTGCCTCTGATAAGAAGGCTGACGAGCTGATCAGCTCTCTTACTGATATGGGACTTGAAAGCAAGAAGTCTGACGTTCCAGTCATGTATAGAACTGTTGAGATCAAATACAGCAAATTCGGCGTGGACGACTTTGACTTTGG TTTTTACAACAACACGCGATACTCTGGGCTCGAGACTCATATCTCGAATTCATATGCTAATTCACTTTTACAAATCATGCACTTCACCCCTGTCATTCGAaatcttgctcttcagcaTGCTGCTACCTCTTGCGTGAGCGAGATATGCCTGCTGTGTGAGCTTGGATTCTTGTTTGATATGCTTCAAAAGGCTGAAGGCTCGATATGCCAAGCAACAAATTTACTGAAAACCCTAAGCAGTCATCCTCAAG CCGGTCCTCTTGGTCTACTCGAGGAGGATCCTCATGGATCATCTCTTAACGTTATGCTCCAAGGACTCACTCGCTTTCTCCTGGATAAAATCGTGCATGATTATAGGACTATCAACCCATCATCGACTGCCATGGACCAG GTACTGGCCACTTCTGCAACGACCTCAATCAGATGCATAAACTGTAGGAGCGAATATACTCGACCGGGATCAACATATGTCAATGATCTGCTTTATCCATCCCCT GCTGGCAGCCGAAATGCCAAGTTACCGCGCATCAGCTTTTCTCAAGTTCTCAAAAATAGTGTTGAAAGAGAAACGACGTCTAAAGGATGGTGTAGTCGATGCCAGCGGTACCAGACCATAGCGACGAGAAAGAGCATTCACAGTATACCGGCTGTACTCATGCTAAACACTGCCATCACAAACCAGGATCAACGAATGCTTTGGTCAACACCAGGCTGGCTTCCCGAGGAGATTGGAATCATAGTAGAGCAAGGGCAGTTTTTCTGTTACGAAGGCGAAGACCTGAAACTTCATCTCCAGAGGGGCATCCACAACATCACAGTGTATTCGTTGACAGGTATGGCCATCAACATTGAGAGTGGACAAACGCAAAAGTCACACCTTGTCTCGATGGTCAATG TGGCACATGCAGAACCAGAAGCACCTGGAGAGAGTCGATGGCATCTTTTCAATGACTTCTTGGTAAGGTCGGTCAGCACGGAAGAGGCACTCGCTTTCAACACATCTTGGAAGGTCCCTTCTGTAATCGCATACCAGATAAAGGATGAGAACAACAAGATCGATACTGAATGGAAGAACAATATCGATACTTCCATACTTTACCAAGACTTCAA TCCAAACGCCGATCCATCAACAAAGACCTATCAATTGCTCAACCCTGAAACCGAAGCCCCTGGCCCTGATACCATCATTGCACTGGACACTGAGTTTGTTGCTGTGCGACAACCTGAAATTGAAATGAACTCTGATGGTGAGCGAGAAACCATACGGCCGATAGTGTACGCACTTGCTCGTGCATCAGTTGTCCGTGGTCAGGGGGAAAACGAAGGGACACCATTCATCGATGATTACATTGACATCAAGGAACCGATCGTCGACTATTTGACATCGTATTCGGGAATCACTGAACAAGACTTGGATCCTAGAGTTTCGAAACATAGTCTCCTGTCATTGAAGATGGCATACAAGAAGATGTGGATTCTTCTTAACCTCGGATGCAAGTTCCTTGGTCACGGACTAAAACAAGACTTCCGAGTTATCAACATACACATTCCTAAATCGCAGGTCATCGACACGATTGACCTGTTCTTTCTCCAAACTCGGTTAAGAAGGCTATCACTGGCTTTTCTGGCGTGGTATCTCCTGAAGGAAGATATTCAAATGGAGACCCACGATTCGATCGAAGATTCACGGACAGCACTCAAGTTGTATAAGAAGTATCTCGAGTTCCAGGATGCCGGAATCTTGGAGACGATGCTGCAAGATATTTATCGAGCTGGTCGAGAGGTTAACTTTAAACCGCCTCGCAAGGACGGCCAGCATATCCCAAGGACGGACACGCCTCCCCCCTTGCCAGTCGATGGCTCAACAGGGCCGGTAACACCTGTCAGAAGTAACAACATTCTGGCACAGACACCTGGATCTGCATTTGGAGGTGGCTCTAGTTGGACACCAGGAAAGGGATCACCATTACCATAG